One window of the Bos mutus isolate GX-2022 chromosome X, NWIPB_WYAK_1.1, whole genome shotgun sequence genome contains the following:
- the LOC102273592 gene encoding melanoma-associated antigen B10, protein MPRGQKSKLRAREKRQQARSEAQHLQDAQASAVEEEDFPFSPTPPLSGNVQSSPASGSDRKSQGSGRSPSTTTTSAGASCTRSDDGANSQDEKPSTSQALPSTEFSCRTPLDEKAILLVQFLLRKNNLRESITKEDMIKHVIKKHKKHFTEILRKASELMVLAFGIEVKEVNPTTHCYALVSKFQRTSDGRLRGEEIMPKTGLLMTILCVIFMKGNCATEEDVWEVLNVMGIYAGRKHFIHGDPKKLITQDLVQERYLEYRQVPNSDPPRYEFLWGPRAHAETSKMKVLEFLANIHDTVPSAFPSWYEEALRDEEERARARFAAMLRTSALANVHSGGSGRHSFSHLQ, encoded by the coding sequence ATGCCTCGGGGGCAAAAGAGTAAGCTCCGTGCCCGTGAGAAACGCCAACAGGCCCGGAGTGAGGCTCAGCATCTCCAAGATGCTCAGGCCTCTGCAGTAGAGGAAGAAGACTTCCCCTTTTCCCCTACCCCTCCGCTTAGTGGCAATGTCCAGAGCTCTCCTGCTTCCGGGTCAGATAGAAAATCCcaggggtctggaagatccccttccACTACCACTACTTCTGCAGGTGCTTCATGCACCAGATCTGATGATGGTGCTAACAGCCAAGATGAAAAACCAAGCACCTCCCAGGCATTACCCAGCACTGAGTTTTCCTGTAGAACGCCTCTAGACGAGAAGGCAATTCTGTTGGTGCAATTTCTGCTGCGTAAGAATAATCTGAGAGAGTCTATTACCAAAGAAGATATGATTAAGCATGTCATTAAAAAGCACAAGAAGCACTTCACTGAGATCCTCAGGAAAGCTTCTGAGCTGATGGTGCTGGCCTTTGGCATTGAGGTGAAGGAAGTCAACCCCACCACTCATTGCTATGCCCTTGTCAGCAAATTTCAGCGCACCAGTGATGGCAGGCTTCGGGGTGAGGAGATCATGCCCAAGACTGGCCTCCTTATGACCATCCTCTGTGTGATCTTCATGAAGGGCAACTGCGCCACTGAGGAGGATGTCTGGGAGGTGCTCAATGTGATGGGGATATATGCTGGAAGGAAGCACTTCATCCATGGGGATCCCAAGAAGCTCATCACCCAAGATCTGGTGCAGGAAAGGTACCTGGAATACCGCCAGGTGCCCAACAGTGATCCTCCACGCTATGAGTTCCTGTGGGGCCCGAGAGCCCATGCGGAAACCAGCAAAATGAAAGTTCTTGAATTCTTGGCCAACATTCATGATACGGTCCCCAGTGCCTTCCCATCCTGGTATGAAGAAGCTTTGAGAGATGAAGAAGAGAGAGCCCGAGCCAGATTTGCAGCCATGCTTCGCACCAGTGCCCTGGCCAATGTGCATTCTGGGGGCAGTGGCCGACACAGCTTCTCTCACCTGCAGTGA